Genomic DNA from Triticum dicoccoides isolate Atlit2015 ecotype Zavitan chromosome 4B, WEW_v2.0, whole genome shotgun sequence:
tttgaccatcaagttttgcagaaaagaaaaaatagtaggaaaaaaaactatagctgaaaagaaaaaaactatataaaatgaccgtgaaatggaaaatcactacaaaatgaactttgaaaatgttgaattttggcaaattagatgaaaaactactcagaaataaatagaagaaaataaatataacagaaaaaaaaaactatacaaaaaactatgcagaaataaatagaagaaaataaagcagaaaataaaaaaactgtaaaaaaaatttggggcgctgccctgtgggcctgctaggcagcgggcgtgcaattacaggccttaaaggcccagcagactcacagggcagcgcgcagaatttaggcccacaagcctgctatatagaggagttcaaagaggtagccgcggctgggtttataaaccagtgcggctgcccttcgcccggcgaggtgggactaaactttgggtggcagcgcgaggcctttagtaccggttggtggctccaaccggtactacagatcaccctttaataccggttggagccaccaaccggtactaaaggcctgctcttcccgcctcttggcctggtcaaagttggcctttagtacgggttggtggctccaaccggtactaaaggcccatcctatatatatagcacttacgaaaatttcagttacatctccccactttcgtctccaacctctcgacatcgccgcgcgccgctcgatcccgtcgtcgccgcccgtcgcccgtcgtccgtcgtcgtcgtcgctgtccccgccgccgcccgtcgtcgtcgctgtccccgccgccgcccgtcgtcgtcgtcgtctcgcgccgccgccccgaacNNNNNNNNNNNNNNNNNNNNNNNNNNNNNNNNNNNNNNNNNNNNNNNNNNNNNNNNNNNNNNNNNNNNNNNNNNNNNNNNNNNNNNNNNNNNNNNNNNNNNNNNNNNNNNNNNNNNNNNNNNNNNNNNNNNNNNNNNNNNNNNNNNNcgtccgtcgtcgtcgccgcggtcccgtacgtcgtctctcgcacccgcgcgccggcgcccccgccccgtacgccgccgccctcgccccgtacgccggcgcccccgctcatacgtacggggcggcggcgtacggggaggcgtacacacacatacacacatatacacacactacacacatacacacacacacacacattttttacttattttctgttttctgttttctattttttagaaaatttaattagatattaattagctaggtatgtgagatttgaactagttgaataattaatataactaatttatttttagtaagaaaatagtcgaactagtttatttaggtatatgagatttgaactagttgaataattaatataactagtttatttttagtaagaaaattgtcgtatctgagatttgattatctaattaaaatattatagttagatatatatttgaactagtttatttttagtaaatgcttagttgaactagttgaattaatatttagaactagtttatttttagtaaatgcttagttgaactagttgaattaatatatagaattagtttatttttagtaaatgcttagttgaactaattgaattaatataactagttatttttagtaaatgcttagttgaactaactgaattaatataactagtttatttttagtaaatgcttagttgaattaatagaagtagttgaattagtaagtgtttaatgtttcgtctaatatgaacataggaaatgtcgtctgacgacggaaaaaatttcggtatgtgcatatattgtgaagacgagcgcggccagtgcgacagaaatttccttgttgatggtaggcgattcagcatcaagccgaatgagactttcgaattcgatacagtaagtcacaacgacaagtctgttttcgtaattaagcatgacttatatatacttcatttgcctgacttataatttttctgCAACAAAGATCATAGGTGATGCTGTGGGAATATTTGCAACACATATACTATTGTAAAAATATTTGTAACAGAAGTTGTGTTGCGGAAATTATTTATAACATTTGTCATGTTGCAAAAATATTTTTGGGCTTCGCTTTGTTGCAAAACTAGACCCGTCGTAAACAATTGCAACACCACATTTGTTTCTGAAACATAGTCTCTGTTTCGAAAGCGTGTTCGATAAAAGATGACATGCAAGCTTTTATTTGGACGCGTGTCATGCAGCGGAGGTGGCGGACGCGGCCACTACGATCCGCCGGATGACGGTAAGCTTTTCCCTTACATCATCCACTTGCTCTTAGGAACTTTATTATACTATCCATAATAATATTATAAATGAAACACCAATCAGGAGTAACATCTGAAATGAAAACCAACCCGGCATTGATGATGCTCTGCTCGACATCTATGAGTGACCCTCCGAGCTTTCGCTAGTCTCCATTCTCCAAGTCCACACCTCCATTGGCGCGCTCGAGCTCCATCACGTACGTGCGTGCAGTGTGCAACGGTGCAAGGGAGCTGGCGAAAATGGCGCCCGTCTCCTTCCTCGAACTCTAGCTCTCCTTGCTCTGCTTCGTCGTCTTCTACTACTTCCACGCCAGGTCCAAGCGGAAGAACCCGGTGATCCCGCTGGAGTGGCCGCTGGTGGGCATGCTCCCGGCGCTCCTCGCCAACCTCCCGCGCCTCCACGACTGGGTCACCACTGTGGTCACCGCCAGCCCGCTCAACTTCCGCTTCGTCGGCCCGCCGCGTTCGGGCatggagctcttcgtcacctccgatCCGGCCAACGTCCGCCACGTCTTCACCTCCAACTTCGCCAACTACCCCAAGGGCCCCGAGTTCGCCGAGATCATGGACATCCTCGGCGGCGGCATCTTCAACGCCGACGGCGACTCCTGGCGCCGCCAGCGCGCCAAGGCGCAGCTGCTCATGTCTGGCACAAGGTTCCGGGCCTTCGTGACACGGTGCAGCCGCCGCAAGGTCGAGCGCGACCTGCTCCCGCTGCTCGCCCACGTCGCCGGGGGCGGCACCGGCGTGTGCGACCTGCAGGACGTGTTCCTCAGGCTCACGTTCGACACGACGACCACGCTGGTGTTCGGCGTCGACCCGGGCTGCCTGGCCATCGGCTTCCCTGAGGTGCCGTTCGCGCGCGCCATGGACGATGCCATGGACGTGCTCCTCGTCCGCAACGTGCTCCCTCCGTCGTGGTGGAAGCTGGTGCGGTGGCTCGGGGTCGGGTACGAGCGGAAGATGGCCGTCGCGTGGCGCGACATCGACAGGTTCATCGGCGACACGATCGCCAAGCGGCGGGAGGCGGTGAAGGCCAGAGGCGGCATCGACGGCTCGGCCGACCTGCTCTCCTCCTACATCGACGACGACGAAGCGAGCACGGTCGTCGACGCCTTCCTCCGCGACACGACCATGAACCTCATGCTGGCCGGCCGCGACACGACCGGCTCGGGGCTCTCCTGGTTCTTCTACCTCCTGACAAGGAACCCAGAGGTGGTGTCCAAGATCCTCGCAGAGCTGGACACCGTGAAATCCAGCACCACCACCACGGACGGCATGGTGACCTACGACCCGGACGAGCTGGGGCGGCTGGTGTACCTGCACGCGGCGCTGTGCGAGTCGCTCCGGCTGTACCCGCCGGTGCCGATGGAGCACAAGGGCGTGGTGGCCGCGGAGGCGCTGCCGAGCGGGCACGAGGTGCGGCCGGGGGACAAGGTGATGGTCTCTCTGTACGCGATGGGGAGGATGGAGGCGGTGTGGGGCAAGGACTGCCGGGAGTTCCGACCGGAGCGGTGGATCGGGGAGGACGGCAAGCCGAGGTACGTGCCGTCGTACAAGTTCGTGTCCTTCAACTCCGGGCCGCGGACGTGCCTCGGCAAGGACATGGCGTTGGTGCAGCTCAAGGCGGTGGCGGCTGCCGTGGTGAGGAACTTCGAGGTGGAGGCGGTGCCCGGGCAGGTCGTGGAGCCCAAGATCTCCATCATCCTCCACATGAAAAACGGCTTCAAGGCCAGGATCAAGAGGAGGCACGCAGGTGCTTGATTAAAAGGTGAATTGAGAGTAATCAACCGTGTGCCTGATGGATGATGGTGAAAGAAAGATGCATGGAGTCGGCGAATTTGTAGCGGCGCTTGATCGATCGCTGAGAAGTGACGCCGCATGTAGCTAGAAGGAAAAATCTAGTGTCGAGCTGTTGAACGTATCGCTTGGGCAGTAGCAAGTCGTACTCACTCTGTTGTCGATCTCAAAACGATCTAGTGTCAACTAGTACTCACTCTGTATCAAATTAAGTGTCTCAACTTTCCCTAAAAAAAAGTCTCTCAACTTTGTAAGAATTTGTATTAAGGTTAAGTCTATCAAAACCAGACCAAACACGGGCAAGTTCACATAAGTTCAAACAACATTCAGGTTCCGCCTCCAACGCATCATGACAGGAAAAAAGCTGCCTGCACGCCGGTATTATAATTTCTCCCGTTGAATCACGTATCACCAAACCAACAAAGGATCCGTCTGTGTTTAGTTTAATCCAGCCAGCAACCCAGCCGCTGCACCACTTGCGTTTAGCGAATCTTCATAAGCTATCGCACCCTCGCTCTTCACAATAtctttttatattgatatagatgaatGACTCTCTTTAGCCAGAGTTTTACCAGTTTCTACCTCCATTTAGCAGAGGTTTGTCAGTTTTTTATCCCATTTAGTGgtctattatgtactccctccgttcctaaatgtaagtcattttagatatttcaatatggactacatacgaagcaaaatgagtgaatctaaactctaaactatgtctatatacatccgtatatagtacatatttgaaatctctaaaaagacctatatttagaaacggagggagtagatctcaGCCGTCGGGTATACACATGACATGCCATGCCGTAATTTTTTCTCCATGCATTTTCTCCCCGGGCCCAACAGGTCGAATGTTAAAAACCTTTAGGCTAAATCATTAAGAGTCATGCAAGTACAAAGTAATGGAAAGATCTCCAACAAATGTAACTATTTGTAAGTCAATTGTGAAATAATCGCTAGTGAGAGATGCATAACTTTTATACTTTTTTTTAACCATGCATGAGAACTGCATGTGATCATAGAAGAAAGGGAAGACAAAAGGTATAGTCTTATACAACACACACCAAAAACGACAAAAACATACAAGGTAGCAACCATGCGCATTACGCCAAGCTACACaaaattgttcaacatatattacaaaaatgaACAATTTCATTGAATGAAAAAAGATGAAGAAATGAAAAGAAACCTGGGCAATGAACGAGCCCCAACAAAACGCAAAACGAAAAAATTATTACAGGCCCCGGTTGGCCCAACCACCGGCCCAGCGTTTGCTTGTTCATATAAAGAAAATCTTGCCTGCACTCGAGCATCCCTGTGGCCTGGTGGCTAGCGCGCTCCGGTTTCGTGTTGCTGGTCCCAGGTTCGAAACCTGCTGATGCGCGGTTtttcatttattttatttatttgtccAGTTCGAGGAAACCTTTCAAACAAGTCCGNNNNNNNNNNNNNNNNNNNNNNNNNNNNNNNNNNNNNNNNNNNNNNNNNNNNNNNNNNNNNNNNNNNNNNNNNNNNNNNNNNNNNNNNNNNNNNNNNNNNNNNNNNNNNNNNNNNNNNNNNNNNNNNNNNNNNNNNNNNNNNNNNNNNNNNNNNNNNNNNNNNNNNNNNNNNNNNNNNNNNNNNNNNNNNNNNNNNNNNNNNNNNNNNNNNNNNNNNNNNNNNNNNNNNNNNNNNNNNNNNNNNNNNNNNNNNNNNNNNNNNNNNNNNNNNNNNNNNNNNNNNNNNNNNNNNNNNNNNNNNNNNNNNNNNNNNNNNNNNNNNNNNNNNNNNNNNNNNNNNNNNNNNNNNNNNNNNNNNNNNNNNNNNNNNNNNNNNNNNNNNNNNNNNNNNNNNNNNNNNNNNNNNNNNNNNNNNNNNNNNNNNNNNNNNNNNNNNNNNNNNNNNNNNNNNNNNNNNNNNNNNNNNNNNNNNNNNNAGCGCCTCGCATACGACAATAAACGTCGAGAtatggaggaaggaattcggggctagatcgtggaaatctagcccgtaatagaacatgaggccgcggacaaaagggtgaagtggaaaccctagtccgcggaggaagtgggggatgaacaccaccctttcgccgggctccggggtagggatgatctgcttcTTGGCAGGGAGCCTGTACGCAATGTCCGTACTCAGGTACCCCGCTTCCCGGAGCTCAcaccggatccggacatggccaGAGAGGTTGGAGGCGGTGGGAAGGATTGAATCTTGGGCGTTGGAGCATGAAGATAGGAAGGCTGAGGAGAAAGGAGGCGTGAGATAAAAAGATGGATCTTTATCCGCTTATATAGGCTGTGAATACCAAGCGCCCGTCTTGCTAGCCTTAAAACCTCGCATGTTCCCGATGTGGGTATGCGCCACATTCGGTTGAGTTACCCAAACGCCATTAATATGCGAACCGTATTAAGTGGGCATGATCTCTGCTTAGACGGGATGTGCTGACGAGGCATGACCTTGAAACACGTAATGCGGGGTGCCAAAGCGGTTCAAAATACTGAAGGGTCAAGTTTGACACTTCGtccaaaaagttgtcagtaaaaaacactattctcatatatatatatatatatatatatatatatatatatatatatatatatatatatatatatNNNNNNNNNNNNNNNNNNNNNNNNNNNNNNNNNNNNNNNNNNNNNNNNNNNNNNNNNNNNNNNNNNNNNNNNNNNNNNNNNNNNNNNNNNNNNNNNNNNNNNNNNNNNNNNNNNNNNNNNNNNNNNNNNNNNNNNNNNNNNNNNNNNNNNNNNNNNNNNNNNNNNNNNNNNNNNNNNNNNNNNNNNNNNNNNNNNNNNNNNNNNNNNNNNNNNNNNNNNNNNNNNNNNNNNNNNNNNNNNNNNNNNNNNNNNNNNNNNNNNNNNNNNNNNNNNNNNNNNNNNNNNNNNNNNNNNNNNNNNNNNNNNNNNNNNNNNNNNNNNNNNNNNNNNNNNNNNNNNNNNNNNNNNNNNNNNNNNNNNNNNNNNNNNNNNNNNNNNNNNNNNNNNNNNNNNNNNNNNNNNNNNNNNNNNNNNNNNNNNNNNNNNNNNNNNNNNNNNNNNNNNNNNNNNNNNNNNNNNNNNNNNNNNNNNNNNNNNNNNNNNNNNNNNNNNNNNNNNNNNNNNNNNNNNNNNNNNNNNNNNNNNNNNNNNNNNNNNNNNNNNNNNNNNNNNNNNNNNNNNNNNNNNNNNNNNNNNNNNNNNNNNNNNNNNNNNNNNNNNNNNNNNNNNATACTTTATTTCACGTAcagatatgtacgtatttcacaaatatgatAAAACTATGAGCTCACTAGCAATTTTTCCATATAACTCACTttggagtatcttagatatagtatatgaacatactaaaaataataaagtagagtatatactaccacatgatagtatatgaaaaatgggtgtagctacacccggtagtatgatgcattttccctatatatatatatatatatatatatatatatatatatatatatatatatatatatatatatatatatatatatatatatcctgcatTTGCGGCTAAGGGTTGAGTTTATTACAAAAAGCCGGATACAATTCTTTTACAGAGGAAAACCGATGTGTATTCTtcaaggaacccgtcttgcaatgccgaagacaatctgaacgccgaatatatcatcattgaagactggttctgtggatactgagggagtcctggattagggggtcgtcGGGCATCCAGTCCAttgacatgggctggactgatgggccatcaagatacaagaccgaagatcaTTTCCCATGGCCGGTagggactcccgtatgcgtggatggcaagcataGGTGTCCGGCtatgttattcctttctgtaagaccgactctgtacaaccctaggcccctccgatgtatatataaaccggagggtagatcggaggcaggatcatcACAATATTGCTATGCTAGCTATTCTAGGGTTAGCCaaatcgatctcgaggtagatcaactcttgtaacctttataccctcgaatataatcaagcaggagtagggttttacctccattaagagggcccaaacctgggtaaacactgtgtcccttctcCATAGCTATCATTGGTCCTCAGATgagcagcttgggcccccctatccgagatccgctggttttgacaccgacagcgcccccctctttccttctccctccctcccttcccctttcccctctctgtTGATTGGAAggaagggggccgaatcctacttggactaggagtccaaataggactcccccttggtgcgccctccttggccgccggcctcctcacccccctcctttatatacgtggccaggggcaccccaaaggcacaacaagaattctcttggccgtgtgcggtgcccccttccacagtttatTCCTCCGGTTATATAGCGTcatagtgtttaggcgaagccctgcgcggatcacatcatcaacaccttcgtcacgccgtcgtgctgacggaactctccctcaaccctctactggatcaagagttcgagggacgtcatcgagctgaacgtgtgcagaacacggaggtgccatacgttcggtacttgaatcggttggatcgtgaagacgttcgactacatcaaccgtgttaactaaacgcttccgctttcggtctacgagggtacatgaacacactcttcccctctcgttgctatgcatctcctagatagatcctgagtgatcgtaggattttttttgaaattgcatgctacgttccctaacaatgTATGCAAGTATGCTATCATGAGATGGTTGGTGTAGGTATGATCATAGATGTAGTTCGCCGATTGTGTATTTGATCGCTTTTGTTTTTTTCCTCATCTACACATATCTTTGGTCTAATATGCCTTTGCTAGTTGTCGGTGTGTTTTCGCGTGTGTATTGTGGGCTATGCGCATTTTAGTTATGCATAGGCCTGGTGTGTGCTCTTATGTATCCTTTTGATGCTTCGTTTTAAGCTAATAAAATTCAACATTGTtgaaaaaatcaaaataatgaatgAAAGCGGCTGATACAAATTCTCTCGTACAGTAGTAGGCGTGCTGTCGTCCTACACTGTAGGCGTGCTATCGTTTTACACAGCCATGACACCGCTCCTTTTGGAGGCAGACATGGACTCCCCGTGCTGCCAATACGATACGAGATGGCTTCGTTAGGGTTTCCTAGCCCGGGCGATCAGGGGGcgatccccacgccgccgccaacGCCGGGCGCTGCCCCGGCCACGGTCGGCCTCCCGTCCGTGCCCCAGCCATGGCAGGGTGCCGGACCAGCAGCGGCTACGTCAGCCCCGCGATTGCGCGACCAATCAGGTCTCGTCAATCCCGTCGTGCTCGTGAAGGAAACTGCAAGGAGTCTGATCGGCTCACGCCGGGAGGGATTAGGGTTTCCTAAACCCTGCCGCAAGGAAAACCTGAGCCCTCCCCCCTTAAATCTTAAGGCAGGAACGCTACAACGTCAGAAGCCTCGTGAGCCGCCAGATCGATCTAACCACGCTGCtgcgctgctgccaccaagccacccCGACGCCATGGCGAAGCCGTCCGCGCGCGGAGAGGACATAGAGATGCCGGTGACCGAGGGGGACCTAGGGGTCGGTGGGGGAGATCATGGGGCTCCCCTTGCGGATGCTTCCCGCCCGAAGCCTTCCACTGGGGACCCCGGTGTTGCTGTGGAGACGCACCCGCGCGTGAAGGATCTCGTCATCTGGAACCAGATGAAGCGGATGGTGCCAGAGGCAGAACAATCTCAGAGGCAAGGCAATGGGAACCAACACGCCGAGGGCCCAGAGGAGTTCAGGGAAGGTGAGGACACGGAGGCCGAGGCTGAACTTGTGGAGGTTGATCTCGAGGAAGAGGGGGTGCTCCAGCAACCGGCTCATCCTTGGACGGTGATCATGCTTGTTTACTCGTTAGATCGACCAACACCCAGAGCTCTTTTTGACAATATTGTAGATGGCTGGAGGTTGAAGGAGAATTTTGACTACTCATACCAGGGAGATAATAGGTACCTTGTTCACTTTGGGTGTGAAGCTGATATGGCAAGGATTCTGCGTGGAGGACCGTGGCAATATAAACATGACCCACTGATCATCGAAGCATATGATGGGATGAGGAAAGTTTCTGAGTACGTCCTTGATCGGATTAGAATCTGGGTGCGGATCCTGGATGTGCCAACCAACTGGAGAACCGAGAAAATAGTGAAAGCTCTGTGTGCAAATTTAGGCACGGTAATACAAGTTGAACTTGATGAGAACAGGGGCAATTATGTGCGCGTGCGAGTAGCGCTGCCTGTGAATAAGCCGCTTGATATGGCGGTGGCGATGAACGCTCGTCTTAAAGAGAAACGTACAAAGGTTGAATTTGAAATTCAGTACGAGAAATTGCCTGATTTCTGCTATACCTGTGGCTACCTGGGCCATGTGGAGAAGTCATGCGGAAGGAAGGTTAAAGGTGATGCACCAACGGGGAAGTGTTAAAGGTGATGCACCAACGGGGAAGTTCAGCGGCAAACTGAGATGCTCTCTGCCCCGGCCGTTCACAAGGCAGTCTGGCACAGTACGGGCGAAAACCAATCCAACAGTGTTCCGTGGTCTTGATTTTTCGGCGGGAAGTAGCACCTCCTCTGGCCGGGGACGAGGGGGGCGTGGAGCTCGTCGTGAGGCAGATCAGGCGCGCACATACAAGACACAGGAAGTGCACAAGAGCGGCAACCCGGCCATCGATCAAATGCTGGCAGAACATATGCAGAATATGACGGGGAGTGACAAGGAGGAACCAGGTGTGCAGAAGCCCACAAATGAATTCAGCGGGGACGGCCACACCCATAACCAGTACACGCCCTCTCAGCCCAGGAGCTCCGAAATCATACCAGCACTACGTGACCTGTCAAATGAGATACACATGGCCAATGCAGAACTATCTGGTGCTACATCACTTGGGAAAAGGAATGCGGAGGAGGAGGTGTCCTCGATGGCTGGAGTGGAACAGGGAGACAAAGCCATGGTGCTCTACACTAACCCGAATGCCGCGGAGATATTGTTTTTTCAGGAACGCC
This window encodes:
- the LOC119292004 gene encoding alkane hydroxylase MAH1-like — its product is MLPALLANLPRLHDWVTTVVTASPLNFRFVGPPRSGMELFVTSDPANVRHVFTSNFANYPKGPEFAEIMDILGGGIFNADGDSWRRQRAKAQLLMSGTRFRAFVTRCSRRKVERDLLPLLAHVAGGGTGVCDLQDVFLRLTFDTTTTLVFGVDPGCLAIGFPEVPFARAMDDAMDVLLVRNVLPPSWWKLVRWLGVGYERKMAVAWRDIDRFIGDTIAKRREAVKARGGIDGSADLLSSYIDDDEASTVVDAFLRDTTMNLMLAGRDTTGSGLSWFFYLLTRNPEVVSKILAELDTVKSSTTTTDGMVTYDPDELGRLVYLHAALCESLRLYPPVPMEHKGVVAAEALPSGHEVRPGDKVMVSLYAMGRMEAVWGKDCREFRPERWIGEDGKPRYVPSYKFVSFNSGPRTCLGKDMALVQLKAVAAAVVRNFEVEAVPGQVVEPKISIILHMKNGFKARIKRRHAGA